ATGCTCCTGGACGCGGCCATCAATCCGCCGCTTCCGGATGGATTGTGGACGCTGTCGTCGAAGAGGAGCTTGTTGCCCAGCGTGAAACTGTTGGGCTTCAATTCGCTCAGCAAGTCGCTCCCGCCGATTCcgccgtggtggtggtgcagaACGTGCCCAGATGAGGAAGACGCTCCGTTGATGGGAGTCGTCGGTAGTCCGTTATCGCTGCCCAGGCAATCGTcactggaaaaataaaaaacaaaaaaatttgtgaaattcaaattccagtGAAATGAACGCGGGATTCGGTTGGTTCACGACAGATGGCGATTCTTTccgtcaattttttaaaaaatctgatttgTCGAAATGTTGTGTTACAGTCGCCCGGAATGTTAGTCTGTGTGGGGGGGAGGCAACCAACTACCCCCGGAACCATTTGGGTTCGAAAAAACCGAGTCGTGGGAACACACATGTTTCTCAGTAGTCTAGTATATAGTTGGACTTGGCTTTATGTTGTAGAGGTTGTTACGGTTGCCTTCACTTTTTTCATCTTGCGACCAGTTTCACTcgtcttttttcccctctcttaTCCGATGATgaggacgacgacggccaGCAAGTTCATtgcacaacttttttttcttatttccccaAAAAAGTCTGTCGACGATAAATTCCCTCAACAAGTTCGTCTGGGTCAAACGCCATAAACTTCGTCTGTCccgaatttctttcttttttaaaattttttcccaggatcttattttttaaaaaatttgacctGACATGACCTACACACTGGTGTGTCACCGATCCATCATAGGAAAAACCATTGGGAAAGGCCCTGCTGGCATGACACATACCTTCTCTGTTGTTGGGGTGGGGTCCGGTCGCGTTGGCGTCGGTTTTTGAACCAATTGGAGACTTGGGTCAGCGTCAGTCCCGTCTTTTTGGCCAGGGTGCGTTTCTCGTCGGGAGTCGGGTAGCGATTTTGCCTGTAGCAATCTTTGAGAGCGGCGCGGGATTTCTCCTTGAAGCAGTAGATGGTCTCCTCGCCGTCCCAGATGGTCTTCGGCAGCGGATACTTGCGTCTCAGTCGGTACTTGTCCACGGCTCCCAACGCCCGGTTCCTCACCTTTTCAGCCTCCTAGAACATTCAACACaacacaaaattcaaattcaaatttcttgggtttaaaagaagaaaataagcgGCGACATTGACGTCGTCGACATCTGTTTCAAAATAAACCCCCACAACGATGGGGGGTTGggtcttttttggggggagggggtcATTTCGTTGAAGTGCCATTAAGAAAAATTCGAGCGAGGGCCCCACAAAAAGAGAcccacaagaaaaacaaaagctatataactatatatatatgctcACACAAGAAAGGAAACCATTTCCGAAACAGCTTGAACACATTTAAAagctatattattatttttccgcgCTTTTTTATAAGGGGTTAACTGTTCCAGTTTGATATTTTATTGCCGGCCGCACATGTGTTTGACTTGGCACTTAAATAACGAATAGGAATAAATCTGGTATACCTTGTAGTGGGCTCCGTACCAAATGTTCTGCAATTCCTGGTGGTACTGCGAGCTGAAACTGTGCGATTCCAGCAGGTTGTAGAGTTCGCGGTAGTTGCCGCGGTGGAAGGCGACGGCCACCCGGGCCCGCAGGACCGACTCGCTGCTGGCGCTGCCGCTCAACTCGGAAGCCGGAAGCGACCACAGGAATCGTGACAGACGCTAATACGaatgaaatataaaatcaaattattattaattattaaaacTATAAGTCTTGGCCGTTTGAATCGAATAAACTTACTTCCATGTCGCCGGCCTGTTGGAGAGCTTCGCAGACGCAAGCGACTTGATCGGTGCTGAAGGCCATGGCCAGCGAAGACGAGCCGGCCGACGGGCCGGTCATCGAtttactgttgttgttgttgttgttgctgctgttgttgttgttgttgttgtggcccagagaagaggaagaagtcgAAGATGCCGACGAGGGGCCGTTATGATGCAAATCCAGACGGTCGCCGCCGGATGACGAATGGCGCTGTTGCGGATCTTCGCCGTACGACAACTGGATAGACGAAAATcgggaaataaatttaattaaatcaaaccaaaattaaatttcagttCAAAACTTACATTGGCGTTGTCGAGGAGTTCCAAGCTGCTGGTCTGATCCAAACTGTTTTGCTGAGGTTGTTCGCTCTTGAGTGTCAATCCGACGACGTGCTGTTGGTGGTGTTGATCGGCGCCGCCGGAAGAGGAGACGGAACTGCACCGGGAATCGGTTCCGCCGACCAGGTTATTGGAACTGGTCGACGCCACCGGATAATGTTGGCTCAAATCGTAGTGATTCTCCAGtatttgttgctgttgttgttgctggagatgatggtggtggtggtgctggatgtgctggtggtggtgaagCGGAACGTGATTGACGTACGGCTGGTAGAGCCGGTGCTGGTGCTGATGCCGCTCGTTCTTCATCACCAAGTGATGACTCAACAGCGGATGGTTTGCCGATTCCAACGTCAAGTGCTGGCCCGACGGCGGCGGAGTCACGCTGCCCGTCGACGTGTTTTCCGTCACCGAAGAAGAACCAGGACCTCCGAACGGATGGATCAAAGATGAGGCGGCGGCACTGCTGCTACTCAGACTCCCACTGGCCATCTTTCAATATTATCAATCAGGTCAGGAGCGGGAGCGGGACACACTTTCTTCGTATTTCCTTCGTTAGATTTTGTAATTCTTCACTTTGTTGAACGAATTCAATTCTTCGAGATGGTCGAGGTCGAAAAGGAGAACAGCATCTGAATGCCAACACTTGTTGGAGGTGAATAATCGAAAATTTATCCTTCGGCCGGCCTTTGGGATTGTGCTGCTCGCAGTGGTTCCTCAAGCCCCGCCCCTTTCGTTGGTCTGGGTAGGGGCCATCGGACGCGGCCATTGGTTACTTCCTGACCAATCCGAGTCGCCCATGGCCACGCCCATCAGGTTGGTGCTGATCTGCTCCTTTTGACGCGCACAAAGCACCGCTGTTGCTGGACCTGTTGCCCTTTTTCCTCTACCGACGGGATATTTTTTTGTCCGGACTTGTTAATGACCCCCTCGTATACACGCTAATGAAATTCGAATGTGGAAGAAGAAAGCCATTAGCGAAATATAGGCGGTGATATCTCCTCTCTCGTCATGATCCATCCGCATCGGTTTTTATATCCGTCACGTGCGACACACACCAAGAGTCTCGGCGTGTTCAATATGTACGACGTCTATTAGGGGAGGATCCACCATGGGCATCGCAGGATTTCATATATTCAAAATATGCTGAGCTGTTTTGAAAATGGAGCGCCACGCCCTCCGCCGCGTCGATGATGGGCAGTGCAGCACACAAGGAATCTAATCTCTTCCACTCGATCTTGTGATGACTTGATTACATTATTGCAAGGCATTATAAGCTATATATCATCATCTGATATTGTGGACACGAGTGTAGCTACAGATTGAATGTTGGTTCCATTTCATCGCCCACTtaaactcaaaagaaaaaaggttcgtcCAGTCCTATATATGCAGTTTAGGCCTATAGAGAGAAGATGCTGAGATGAAGATATCGATGGCAAATACTATAAGGCTATATGCCACATGTTTATCTGTGTACATAGTGACGGGGATGATCCCTTAGAATGTGCGCACAGCAGAGTCTCAGTACAGCAGCATTCTCCACGCGCGAAACTCTTTTATAATCTTCTCCATTAGTCCTCTCAACTTAACATACCACCACCTGTAGGCCTATCACCCTAAACAAAAAGGAATGCATAGAATTAGATTTGGTTCAACGCATTCTTTGCACTGACAAAAGACATCACGAATAACAACTATACATATTCCGCGCAAATTACAATTTGCAACGCTTATATAAAATTCTGCTCATATAGAAATTGCGTCACACTTTTATAGAAAAGATGACGACGACGGTGTTATTCTATACGCCTCTAAGGCTGATGCGTGTGGATTCCATGGAAAAACGCGCGAGAGAAGAGCATTCAAATGGATCAATGGGTCAAAATGCCAAGACACGTGGCGGATGTGTCTGGAAATGAAGATGTATAATTTTTGCGCAACTCTTTTCTAGTCTTTTCCTCGTCTATAAGAACCAAAATTCTGACGGGAAATGGCGACTGGCTATGCGGATGTGCACAAACTGATTTGATGTATTAGCTAAATGTCAGCTTCTGCTGAGCTGCATATGAAAGCTATACAACTGCTACATTCGCTGTTATATTATTGCGTCGACTAAACTGGATGGAAGCCGGATTGAAATCCGAGCTGGAATATGTAGTCTACAGGAGTAGCAgcaagtagcagcagcagcatcgatcgaataaaatataatataacAGCACACAAGCGCGCATAtagaagagcagcagcagtagcacacAAGTTGCAGCTGGGCTCGTCTTTTTTGGCTCTTTGAACCTCTCACAGcacagcaaaaagaaaagaaaagaaaagttcttgaaccagcagcagcagctagcagcggcggcggccatcTTGGTGCGCTCCTCCATGATGGAGAAACTGGTGATGTGTAACCCGAACATATCAGCCCTCCCCCGAAACTTCTAACGGTCTATTGTTTCAAAGAGGATGGCTGGAAAGCAAATAAGAGAAACGACGATGAAAAGGAATGAGAAAAGGATCGCGATATAAGCGGGACGCCACACCAAACAAACAGCAGAGACCcagaaaataaggaaatttcTGCTGAGACCAGCAGCGTGTTCTCTtctatttgttattttccttCTAAAAATCACAATCTTTATAAGCtcgattcttttaaaaaacatgtttattatgtATTGTCCCTTTCCCGAATCACGAATGAAATAGCGACATACCGAGCAGCAAGTCTCAAAGCTATTTAGATTTAGACGCGCATATCCTACAAGTGGGTAGACTCGGAGTCGAGCAGCAATCCGATCCGCTAGTGCATGAGCTATATAGCTCAGAGTCAATTAAACCGGATCGAATGGCCCGCCAGCAGCATTTcacatatatttatatatatatacttgcTGCTGCCTACAGTAGTGCATGGTGTATGGCTAGTGAAATATATTAAATATACAACTGTGTAGTACAAGCTCTCTCCCGTCTTCCGATGATGTTTGAAGAACGCTATACATAGGAAAACAAGTTTGGTTGGTTGGCTGTTTTTCGGTTGATACGTGACATACGATGAAACACAAGGTTTTCTTCGTTGATTTCTTATATGTgtattctcttttttgaagTGCGTCATGCTGCTGCTACCAATAAAAAAGGCCACTTGTTTCACGTAACCCGAGATGATTGCGCATTCTTCaatatgtgctgctgctgctgggcttttAATGGATTCGAGATATATATTCATAATACATGGCCAACCCCTGAAATTTCAGTTAATAAGGAAATGTCTGAATTTGATAACGAAGCCCCAggagaatttgaaatgttgaatggTTGCAAACATCATTCATCTCATGACTGCTCATTAGGGTGAGCCTACCAACACCTACTGTCGAGATTGAACGCGAGGGGAGGCTCACCCCCTCGCTCTATCTTATATAATACACACAAATGATATGGCGCATAAAAATCAGAGACTATATTGTACATGTTATAGAGGCCCGGCGCTtataataagaaagaaaaatgggccCCAACTATACATAAGGCGACAGCCAAGTGGTAGACTGCGCGCAATGACCGCGGCTTCGTGTTACACCATTTCCTATATTTTATATTACAGCCCTGCTGTATATACTACTGCTGCTTTTGCGGGCCCCGGTCACACCCCGCCCGCTATACAGATTTTTACTGTCTTTATTATAATGCTGCGCCAGGACTTTATATATGTGTGTTATATACATGTGTAACCGTTTTAaaagcgcagcagcagcaatcgcTGCGACCTATTTTTCCCCTTAAATCTTCTCTGCTCTGCCTGTTCGATCCTCCCCTATATAGACATTATTCCCTAGACATCATCTGAAATCGGTTGTGCTGATGCTCTGTTCCTGTGTGAGTCTTATGGTATATATAAGAGATTCGAATTTCATTCGATCCCTCCCATCATAGGCGCTCGG
This sequence is a window from Daphnia pulicaria isolate SC F1-1A chromosome 7, SC_F0-13Bv2, whole genome shotgun sequence. Protein-coding genes within it:
- the LOC124348933 gene encoding lateral signaling target protein 2 homolog, with the protein product MASGSLSSSSAAASSLIHPFGGPGSSSVTENTSTGSVTPPPSGQHLTLESANHPLLSHHLVMKNERHQHQHRLYQPYVNHVPLHHHQHIQHHHHHHLQQQQQQQILENHYDLSQHYPVASTSSNNLVGGTDSRCSSVSSSGGADQHHQQHVVGLTLKSEQPQQNSLDQTSSLELLDNANLSYGEDPQQRHSSSGGDRLDLHHNGPSSASSTSSSSLGHNNNNNNSSNNNNNNSKSMTGPSAGSSSLAMAFSTDQVACVCEALQQAGDMERLSRFLWSLPASELSGSASSESVLRARVAVAFHRGNYRELYNLLESHSFSSQYHQELQNIWYGAHYKEAEKVRNRALGAVDKYRLRRKYPLPKTIWDGEETIYCFKEKSRAALKDCYRQNRYPTPDEKRTLAKKTGLTLTQVSNWFKNRRQRDRTPPQQQRSDDCLGSDNGLPTTPINGASSSSGHVLHHHHGGIGGSDLLSELKPNSFTLGNKLLFDDSVHNPSGSGGLMAASRSMSSLMASQFGGGSKDPHTSSLLHLPSAAFASYHPSGSHGYDGGSVATLANLHVAHQHVVQPSALYHGHRDQAFSHA